A genomic window from Aquila chrysaetos chrysaetos chromosome 9, bAquChr1.4, whole genome shotgun sequence includes:
- the EMC8 gene encoding ER membrane protein complex subunit 8, translated as MKLTTQAYCKMVLHGAKYPHCAVNGLLVAERPSGAPRRDQTGPPSLFVDCIPLFHGTLALAPMLEVALTLIDSWCKENSYVIAGYYQANERVKDASPNQVAEKVASRIAEGFNDTALIMVDNTKFTMECVEPAIHVYELHENKWRCKDPHVDFCEDWTEAQRIAASLLDSKSYETLVDFDNHLDDIRNDWTNPEINKAVLHLC; from the exons ATGAAGCTGACCACGCAAGCTTACTGCAAAATGGTGCTGCACGGCGCGAAGTACCCGCACTGCGCCGTTAACGGGCTGCTGGTGGCCGAACGGCCGTCGGGCGCTCCGCGTCGCGACCAGACCGGGCCTCCCTCGCTTTTCGTCGACTGTATCCCGCTCTTTCACGGTACCCTGGCCCTGGCGCCCATGCTGGAGGTGGCCCTCACCTTG ATTGACTCTTGGTGCAAAGAGAATAGCTACGTGATAGCTGGATATTACCAGGCAAATGAACGCGTGAAAGATGCCAG TCCAAACCAGGTTGCGGAAAAGGTGGCCTCCAGAATTGCAGAGGGCTTTAACGATACAGCGCTCATAATG GTTGATAACACCAAGTTTACGATGGAGTGCGTAGAGCCTGCCATTCATGTGTATGAGCTTCATGAGAACAAGTGGAGGTGCAAGGACCCGCACGT TGATTTTTGTGAAGATTGGACCGAAGCCCAGAGAATCGCTGCATCTCTCTTGGACAGCAAGTCCTACGAGACGCTTGTAGATTTTGATAATCACCTAGATGATATCCGGAACGACTGGACAAACCCAGAGATCAACAAAGCTGTCCTCCACCTGTGTTAG
- the GINS2 gene encoding DNA replication complex GINS protein PSF2 produces the protein MEPAEAEFLAEKELVTIVPNFSLDRIHLIGGDLGPFNPGLPVEVPVWLAINLKQRQKCRLIPPEWMDVEKLEEIRDQERKEDTFTPMPSPYYMELTKLLLNYASDNIPKADEIRTLVKDTWDTRIAKLRLSADSFVRQQEAHAKLDNLTLMEINTTGTFLTQALDHMYKLRTNLQPGESAHSQDF, from the exons ATGGAGCCGGCCGAGGCGGAGTTCTTGGCCGAGAAGGAGCTGGTGACGATCGTGCCCAACTTCAGCCTCGACCGGATTCACCTCATCGGG GGAGATCTGGGTCCTTTCAATCCTGGCTTGCCAGTGGAAGTGCCTGTCTGGTTGGCCATTAATctgaagcagaggcagaagtgTCGGCTGATTCCTCCAGAATGGATGGACGTTG aaaaactgGAGGAAATCCGGGACCAGGAACGTAAAGAGGACACCTTCACTCCGATGCCCAGTCCCTATTATATGGAACTCACAAAGCTGCTGTTAAACTA CGCCTCAGACAACATCCCCAAAGCCGATGAGATTCGAACGCTGGTGAAGGATACCTGGGACACCCGGATAGCCAAGCTGCGGCTGTCTGCGGACAGCTTTGTCAGGCAGCAGGAGGCTCACGCCAAG ctGGACAACTTAACCTTGATGGAGATCAACACGACCGGGACTTTCCTTACTCAAGCCTTAGATCACATGTACAAGCTCCGGACTAACCTTCAGCCTGGCGAGAGTGCCCACTCTCAGGATTTCTGA